Below is a window of Pochonia chlamydosporia 170 chromosome 7, whole genome shotgun sequence DNA.
GATTGTGCAGCAACGAAGCTGGAGTTCTCCTCAACACGGAAATTGACCAAATCATTAAGGAGAATTCCTTGACacccaactttgacaaggagGCGGCAATAAAATGGATTTCCTGGGGTGGAAACCAATGGGTTTCCTACGACGACGCTGACACCTTTAAAATCAAGGCCGACTTTGCCAAGTCATTCTGCCTCGGCGGTGTGATGGTCTGGGCAGTTAGCCACGACACGGTGGATGGGAAGTATGCCACAGGGTTGGCCGATGCTGTCAACCGGGCTCCTTTTAAGCTTCCTGGAAGCGCATACATAACTGTGGCAACAGCCATGACAATGAGCGATCAGGATAACTACTGCCGCTGGACGAACTGCAACGAAGACTGTCCAAACGGTTTCGGTGATATAATTCGGGCAGATAGCAGCGCCTTCGACCCGGATAATACCTACATGGTCTCTGATTCTGGGTGTATCAAAGGGACTTGTAAATGGTGCTGTCCCAAAAAGTTGAACTGGCCCTTGTGCCGCTGGCGAGGTTTTAAGAACAACAGCGCATGCGAGCCGGGATGTTAAGAAGGTGAGGCCGAAGTGCGAACGAATTCCAGAGGGTGCACTCGTTTGGGATATGTTACTGCCTGTTGCACTAATGTGGAAACGACGGCCCCTTACGCAGAGTGTAAGTGGATTGGTATAGCTCCCAAATGCTCTGAAGATAAGTACGCTGGACCCGACACTTATCCATCTGACTATCTAACATTCGTTATTACAGCCACTCATGGATCTGGCGGTATGCCTGCCTGTGACTAGGGGTATTGAAGCCTATGCTGTAAAGGCAAAGAACCGCCCAAGGCATTCCAGAGGTGTAAGTGGCAGTCTAAGTTCAAAAAGCCCATAACTGAGATCATGTGTGACGATAGTTGTCCCGCGGGACAGATTTAAATTGCACGGAGTGCCGGAAACAGTAAGCATGGTAATAAGTGCTGGTTAACGCACCACGGCTACTGTTGTGCCGGTGGCTTTTCAGACGATGAACCAAACTCGGACAAGAAGAGAGGCACCGGCATCTCTAAAGCCCAGCTCGAGGAACTCGAATATTACCTTGAGTCCTACAGTAAGAACCCGACCTGCCCAGCCGGCATTAGTTTGCTGACGAGAAGGGCCCTTATAAGACGTGGTAGCATGGGATATGAGAATTTCCTTACACTCACAGTTCTGTTATCGGCAGCTCTGAGTCCCCTAACTATCCGCACCGACATGCGAAATCTGGTAGCAAATTACTTTGGATTTTCGCGCGGCATTGCCACGGTGGACAAGTTGCACACTTGGCGGGTTTGACAAGAGGACGGTGTCCAgttcttttcctctttcttATGCAATCCTATGGATGTCACTGCCGCAATGCGGGCTCGCTACAATGCACAAACCCAATTATGTAGGGTTTGAGGAAGTTCATTAGTCAAACGAGAGCGGCTGGCGTTAAAGTCAAAGCATCCTACTGCCCTTGACATCAACAGTAAAGGCATTATTGCGGAACCTTTTAATGTATTTGATGAAAGAACATTTGGATCTGGCGGTAATGGTCGGCCACTTGTACAAACAGCCCTGGAAGGTGCGGTCAACGGTGACCTATCACTACATTATGCAAGATGGCTTTGGCTGAGAGGCATTAGAAGCTTGCGCTACTTTGCACTGGAAGTTGCCTACTGGATTGGGCCACAAGTTGGCACTGCGCCATCAGAGACAATACGTAATAGATATACAACTCCGGGAAGAAGCGATGAACGGTGGATTGTCTTCCACATCCACTTCAAATCCGACGCTCCTAATGATATCGACGCGGCACGCAATCAAAGACTGAATAACGGGTTGACCCGGCAGCGTATGTTTGACCGAATCCCCGGCACATCAAACTCCTGGGGCTTTTATTCTGGAGCCACCTACGTCCGTATCTATCACGGATCGACGATTCAAGGATTCTCGAATGCAGACCCCCGTGTCCGCTACAGCGACAACGCCGGCGTCAACCAACGTTTTGGAGTTCACGATTGTGACAGAAGCGAAGAGCGATGGTACATTGGCCAGCCAGCACCTCCGGGAGCAAATGCGTATGCCCTAGCACTCGCGGCCTGGGGACAACATCTCGTACAACGGCAAATCGCGAACATGGCCTCGTTTACCTATATATTTCCAGATACTCTCGGAGCCGCAAACACACAAAACAATCAGATGCCTCATCGACAACCTAGGGCTGTAGGTGATGCTTTGTATGAGAATTTTGGTCCCGATGGGTTACTCATGTTTCGATTTGAGGATATTCGCCCTCTTCCCCCTGTACATCCAACCCATCCTGCCCAAGAGGATCTTCTTGATGACCCTTACATCCCTTAGTCCAGAATATACCATGTAGCTGCCTGATATTCGAGGACATCCTGTGTCTacaatatatatatatattccTTGTTATACCTTTCCCGAGTGACGTGCTGCGCTAGATATTGGCACTGAAAGCTGCCGGGGGTATCCAAGTAACCACTGAATGCTTTGGACTTGATCCGTAATAGAGGCCCTTGCCAAACTGGTCGCTTCCAAAGCCTGAGACGATTTTGAGTTGATAATCTTTCCCAAGTTTCTTGAACAAACGAGCTAGCTACATCACTCTACTTATGGTGGAATGGACTGCAACTGCTTCCCCAAGTGGGTGCCCAGGTGCTAAAATGTTAACTTGTTTGTTATCCTGTCCCAGTGGCTGTCCCTGTCTTTTCAGTATGAAACCCTCAACCTGTCATGTGACTCATCGTCCGTTTAACATGAGGGCAGAGAGGGGACACAGAGTCCAAATTGCCTTGAGCCCATGTTTCCCTTCATCTGTGACCTTAATCCTCCACCTACACAGGTCTTCAATGCCGCAAAATCCGGCCCCTTTGAATCGAACAGGCAGCTTTCAGCTACTCCCAACTTACAATCTTCTCCGTCTCTTGCTTGAATCTATCATCTAGACTTATTAGCAGCTGCTATGCATGACAGAACTCCCAACGCGTCTGAATGGGCTGTGCTAAACACTTCaggacaacaccaccagcagcaagatcGACCGCCGCCCGCAATCGTCGTTCACCTCAGCACGCCGTCTGGGGCGCTTGTCCAAGCAATATTCGACCAGGACCTCCAAGCAGTGAATAAGGTTCTCGACTCTAAGCCGGATCTGGCAAACAACCTCGTGTCACATCGAGGCCCTCTGTACAAGAAATGGCTGCAAGATCAAAATGCCGGGATGGGTTGTTGTCGGACCCCACGCGATTTGTTTTATGGAACACCGCCCAGACTGGTCGAGCCGGCTGTTGTTTTTGCCGCGACAGCACACAGCTGGAAGGATGCGTCATGTGTCCCACGCGATATCCCAGCAGAGAGTGTTACGATTGTTAGGACTCTCATCGAGAGGGGAGCAACTCTTTCATGTTCCCTAGGCCCACATGACCCAGTCATTATTGACATGGTGCATCAATTTGTTTGGCCTCAACAGGCTATCTGGACAGCTTGTTCAAGGCAGGACAGTCCTGAAATCTTAGAGCTTCTTGTTCGTGCTGGAGCTGATCCACTTGGATCAGCGATAAACACGACGGAGTTACGCGAGATGGCCATCGAAGCTGCGACTATGAACGATGGAGGTGGCTCTGTGGCATTCCTCTTAGACTGTGCCATAGCGGCCCAAGATAAGATTGGCGACTATATAGATATGTTACAGCTGGCAGCATCCATGGCAAATGAACGCGTCGTTGATGTATTTTTGCAAAAAGGCGCTGTGGAGTTAATCAACAAGCGACTTTCTCCCGTGCATGAGCATTACAATCCATTTGACTCAATTGAGAGACCAAGACACCTTTCTCCGAAGCTTGGATGTACAGTCCTCATGCAAGTTGTGCTTTGCGAAGCATTTGGTTACTCTGGCTATAAAGGTTCTGGCCTTGTTCGCGCATGGGCACTGCCCAATAATTTGAGGCACAGAGAAAGCCTCGTCCACAGCTTGCTCGATGCTGGAGCTGACGCCACTGTAAGGCGCATTGAAGACAATGCTACTTTGGTTCATGGTGTATGTAGATGGGCCGGACCAAACATTATTCGTCGAATAATTTCCACATCTGGCTGTGATATCGACGAGACATATCACCAcaagccatcaccatctaGTAACAGGCATTTCGATGTAGCGCCTCCCGAATTCACTtgcggcggtgatggcgttggaTATTTGCACATAGCTGCCAGGTATTTCAACCTTTTAGGTGCGCAAGAACTGATTGAAAGCGGACTACAGCCAAGGGAAGATGCATCTGGGAGAACGGCACTTCACTGGGTTGCTCTGTCCGATGAAGAATACTCCAACTTTAGGGAAGAGCAAAGGGCGAAACAGCGTGGTTATACGTCTGATCCGGGATTGGATTGTAACCCTGCCCTACAAATGTCTAAATACCTGGTTGAAACTGGAGTCGCTATTGATGCGCAAGATTGCTGTGGCAGAACAGCACTTCATTACACATGCAGATTCAAAAACGTCGGCCTTATCATCCAACTCCTATCTTTGAATGCAAATTGCGGTGTGAAAGACAACGAAGGTAACACTGCGTTGCACGCATTAGCCCAGAAGGGATTTGCCAGGGATGTTATACACGCAGATGACGAGAATATTCTCGTGGTTTCAGAGTTAGTGCTAGCTTTCACCCGGAACCAAAGCTTCAAACCTAACGAGAAGAACGTCAATGGTGAGACAGCACTTATTATTGCTTGTAAAATGGCTTCCATTACCACGGTAGAGGTTCTGCTCTCTATTGGTTGTAACCCTAATATTTCGGACGAGGACCTGTGCACGCCATTGCATCACATACTATTGTCACCGGACCATTTGCATCCCGACGACACCGCAGAATCTGAACAATGGGAAAGAGAAGATATGAGAATCGATAAATTGAAAAAACTTCTGCTTGTGGCCGGAGCAAATGAGAGACTGGTAAATAACAAGGGTCAAACCTTTGCGGATATGAGGGCTGCTGAGGCGATGGCTATTGCCGCAGCTAGAGAGCGGGGCAAAGAGCATATTGAGAGATTGAAACGAGCTcgtgaggaggaggaaagaGGGCGTCGGAGCCGTGGCCATAGATTTGGTCTTGGATCTAGTGGTCGTGGCCGTGTACCTGCGTCTATCTTGGACCCCGAGGACCCAATACCTGtttctggagctggtcaTGGGAGAGGCAACGGTCGTTGAAGTTTAGTTAAGGAGTGTGAAACTTAATTTATACACAATATTGAGTCGAATTGGCATTCGAGCTACTGGCTGGCGATGCTATGCTCCATTTACACTTCAGGGTCTCCTGGCAAATCTCGGCTGACCCGATTGCGCTGCTACTCCTTTCCTTTCGGGCCGATGTGAACGCATGAAAGCATGATTTACCCAATGGAATAGTTAACGGCTCCGATTCTAAGCTTTAGTTAGTTCCTAACCCGAAGGTACTTTAACGCCAACGCTATCCAAATCGTTGTGTGCCGCTTCAAAACTGACTCATCAGACTCCAAATATCACCACCAAATTCGAACCACCAGAAACTCAATTACGCGGGGACTTGGTCAAAGAACGGAGCAGGGACCCAGGCAAAAGATGTAGTTTGGAAAAATGCTACTGGTCCCACGACGATCCAGCAGCGACAGTTTGTTGGCAATGAATTACAAGTAAGCGAAAAGGGCGCCTATAGAGGCTCCTACGTTAGCAAAGACAGGGCAAGGTTTCTGGTAAGACTTAAACCAGCTGTAGTACCAAGGGTAAGGTTATTAAAACTTATCTCCATCTTTACTTTGACACACTAAAGCACTTTAAAGGGAAAATGGTttgaaaacaaaaacgaTAAATCATATATCTAAATAGGCATGGACCATCGTCGCGGAGCAGCTGGTCAGCTTCCCACCCAGGATAGATACTGAAGAACGGAGTCGGGTCTAGTATACCAGATCAAAAGTTCACAAAACCAACTCAAACTGCCCTCCTGCTGCAACGGAAAACAGTGTCTATCTCAAAGCATGAGGAACAAGACAGAGTCACGCGAGGCAGGTCTGACGGCAAAACGGCGGTGTGCTTGGAATCCTGGGAGGCGCTCTTATCAAGGCGCAAATAATAGAATCGAGGCTCGGTAATGGATCGGGCCAATCACAAGGAAAATAGAAGATGTGATACTCGCGATCTGAGAAGAGCCTCACGCCCGTCTTAGTAGCTACTCCGTCCGTACATCCATACTCACATTATTGGTTGATAACTTGTTTTCTTTTACTGGTCGCGTGGCACTGCATACCGCAGGTAGAGAGAATGCATCGTCCTCGCCACAAACTGGGTGCCATTCATCGGCATAACGTCAGCCTTCCTAATGCATAACGTAATCCACAATGATTAACTCGCAGACACGCTGGGTGTGGTAGATACTGTGCCTCCGATCATCAAAGCCTCCGTCCGCTGCTAGCAGAATTTATAAGGATCcgcgatgttgatgctgtttaCTAGTCCATGGATTACACCTAGCTGCTGAAGCTGCGGAAACAAGATTATGCACAATGGCCTCAAACGAAGAGATTCAGCCACTGCCAAGATTTGCGGCGACGCCAGATTCGATTGCGGAAGATGCAGAGAGACTCGTTCAGCGTTCACGACATTTCCACGATGATTTGGTTCAGACCGTCACTCCGTCGACGGCTACCTTTGCCAATGTTATACTCCCTCTTATCAACATGGAAAACGAATTCGCCCTTCAGTCCAATATCCTCTGCTTCTATCGACATGTTTCTGAA
It encodes the following:
- a CDS encoding class V chitinase (similar to Neosartorya fischeri NRRL 181 XP_001259036.1), whose amino-acid sequence is MSYDLYGKWDPSTDYGKEHGAFLNAHTNLTEIRDMLDLLWRNDINPQMVTLGFAFYGRSATAASPGCVNPGCQFVSAGLSGLCSNEAGVLLNTEIDQIIKENSLTPNFDKEAAIKWISWGGNQWVSYDDADTFKIKADFAKSFCLGGVMVWAVSHDTVDGKYATGLADAVNRAPFKLPGSAYITVATAMTMSDQDNYCRWTNCNEDCPNGFGDIIRADSSAFDPDNTYMVSDSGCIKGTSHASRDVKKVRPKCERIPEGALVWDMLLPVALMWKRRPLTQSPLMDLAVCLPVTRGIEAYAVKAKNRPRHSRGHPTALDINSKGIIAEPFNVFDERTFGSGGNGRPLVQTALEGAVNGDLSLHYARWLWLRGIRSLRYFALEVAYWIGPQVGTAPSETIRNRYTTPGRSDERWIVFHIHFKSDAPNDIDAARNQRLNNGLTRQRMFDRIPGTSNSWGFYSGATYVRIYHGSTIQGFSNADPRVRYSDNAGVNQRFGVHDCDRSEERWYIGQPAPPGANAYALALAAWGQHLVQRQIANMASFTYIFPDTLGAANTQNNQMPHRQPRAVGDALYENFGPDGLLMFRFEDIRPLPPVHPTHPAQEDLLDDPYIP
- a CDS encoding ankyrin repeat protein (similar to Metarhizium robertsii ARSEF 23 XP_007826088.1) — encoded protein: MHDRTPNASEWAVLNTSGQHHQQQDRPPPAIVVHLSTPSGALVQAIFDQDLQAVNKVLDSKPDLANNLVSHRGPLYKKWLQDQNAGMGCCRTPRDLFYGTPPRLVEPAVVFAATAHSWKDASCVPRDIPAESVTIVRTLIERGATLSCSLGPHDPVIIDMVHQFVWPQQAIWTACSRQDSPEILELLVRAGADPLGSAINTTELREMAIEAATMNDGGGSVAFLLDCAIAAQDKIGDYIDMLQLAASMANERVVDVFLQKGAVELINKRLSPVHEHYNPFDSIERPRHLSPKLGCTVLMQVVLCEAFGYSGYKGSGLVRAWALPNNLRHRESLVHSLLDAGADATVRRIEDNATLVHGVCRWAGPNIIRRIISTSGCDIDETYHHKPSPSSNRHFDVAPPEFTCGGDGVGYLHIAARYFNLLGAQELIESGLQPREDASGRTALHWVALSDEEYSNFREEQRAKQRGYTSDPGLDCNPALQMSKYLVETGVAIDAQDCCGRTALHYTCRFKNVGLIIQLLSLNANCGVKDNEGNTALHALAQKGFARDVIHADDENILVVSELVLAFTRNQSFKPNEKNVNGETALIIACKMASITTVEVLLSIGCNPNISDEDLCTPLHHILLSPDHLHPDDTAESEQWEREDMRIDKLKKLLLVAGANERLVNNKGQTFADMRAAEAMAIAAARERGKEHIERLKRAREEEERGRRSRGHRFGLGSSGRGRVPASILDPEDPIPVSGAGHGRGNGR